TCTAATCAAAATACAGATGTAAAAGtacatggaaagaaggaaactgAGCTTGATGTAGCTTTGttttagggaggaaaaataatataattcaaTAAGACTAGCTTAAACCCTCTGATTAAAGCTTTTTTAACATAACAGATAAGGAGGATGAGATCTAcactgagataaagatagttagTACAGATCAAAAGAGCTTGTGTTCGTGCCAACTAGATTAAATGACAGGATGTGGTGAGGTGCTGGGTACCATATCTTGTTACTTTACATACAAAGCTTTATTTGCTGAATGTAGATATATCTATTAggttatatgcatttatatatggAAACTGTAGAAATAAATTGAAAGCGATCTAGTATTTGTTCTGATATTGTTCTAAGATTGCATTTCTTCCAATTAGTATgtaaagctgtaattttttataGCTGTCTCTCTCATTAAGATTGCGGAAGTAAATTATATTAGAAATTGAGGTTTATTTCTAAATGCATTAGCATTCCACCATTCTCACTTGTTAGTTTCTGTGCATAAATTCAATAGAACCATATATTTTGTACTCCAACTTCATTTTAGCAGGAAGCCTAGGACAACTTTAGGAGTAAATTAAACTTAGGACCCAAATTGCAGTTGTcattttaaagggtttttttaatatttatttatctgcaCATGGCCCCTGAGGAGGCCTCCCCCAGGACTGGAAGGCTCTTTGGTCTAACCCAGTGTGGCCGCTCTTATGTTTCTCATACACTCTGCAACAGCAGGATGTGGGAGGAAGGGAATGTGAATGTCAGGAAGGGAAAACACTGCCGGATATGAAGATGCCACAGGCCCGTGCCACTGTGCACTTCTGCAAGGCAGCAGGAAGGGTCTGTCCCCCACATCTGCTGAACAGGCCGCAAAGTCCTGCCCGGTCGAGCTACGCCAGAAAGAAACACGAAGGAGAGATTCTGTCATCTCTGCAGGAAGATTGatgattcagaaaatgaaaggttTATCATGGGATGCAACTGAACTGAACAGATTTCATTAGCTGCACCTaccttttattgttatttttcattgttgcAGCAGTGCTGCCCAGAAACCTAAGCCTCACGATGCTCCAAGCTGGAAATACTCATAAGAAGATTGTCTCTGTCTCAGAAATCTTAAACAATAAGCAAAAGACAAAAGATTaagagagcaggaggaaaaagcattTAGTACACAGAGGACATCGCTAGTGTTGGATTATTTCTGGCGGACAGATGCAGGACAGGCTGGAGCAACATCCCAGCATAatcagagccagaaacagctACAACGGCAGTAGAAGAGGTGCACATTATGCTCTGCGACACAGGGAAGCGGGCAAGAGGGTGCAGCTCCCTTAGCCCTCCCAGCAAATCCACAAATAAGAACAACTTAAGGCTTTGCGCCACATGTAGTCATTCACATCTGTGCAAAGTGAGGCTAAAGTAGCATTTCTGTGCTGATGGAAATGTTCGCACAAAAAATCAGGTCCTCCATATTTTATGAAACACAAATATTGCCAGTGGTGGGTTTTAATGTAAGCAGCCTCTGCCTGTAAGGGAAGGAACTGGAAGCAGCTGGGACTTGGAGACTTAACCGGTAATTTACTTGAAAGAAAGAGTAGTTTCAACTGCAAGACACTAACAGTCAGTCTAACAGTGGGCAACTGATACAATGCAATCTGGGAAACAGGCTGAGCTACTCTTTCTGAATCACTGCCACACAAAAAGGTCTCATCAGGTCTCAATTGCGGTGTAGTTCTGTGGGCCTTACTGCCATTCTGCAACCTACGCGTCCTCTGGCTTCAGAGAATGTCTTCAATGTTTCATAACCTTAAAATCTCAAGCAACCTAGGAGAGCTTGcctttgcttgttttatttatgttGCTGATGGGCTTTTCACAGTGATGAAAAACAGCTTCACTGCCACGCTTAAGAAAGTCAGGGTGTAACATTCTGATCAGGAAATACCCTGAGAGGCTGGCAACCTTGGGTGGCCTCTCGCACACTGACAAGAGAAGAAGCAGCCATTGGTCTGGGAAGGGAACCCCAGTCTGTGCATTCTGCACAGGCTGTTTTTACTGCCAAGCTCAATAGAGGAGGGAACTTAGAGGTGCCTCCACATGCTTCTGCAGCTCGGCACTCTCTGCACATCCCCAGCCATGGAGATGGTGACTAAATATTTATTAACATTGTGGAGGCAGGGAGtagaggcaggagggaaggagatcTCTTGGAAGTAGAGAAAACTGGAGCAGACACATCTGTCCCAGAGGCTGTAGCTGTACTACTAAGCTAAACGGCAACGGGCTTGTTTTCTGGCTCAGAGACCAATTGGCATAGCTTGTGACCATACCGTTAAATTGAGCTGGTCTTCAAAGCAGGGCTGCCGCACGCAGGCTGCCTATTTGGAACAGCTCCTGCTCACGCTACAGTCCTGAACCACATCAGCAAATTATTGGGCCAGTTGCTAGTTGGCCCAGATCAACTAGTTAAGAGTGTAACACTGAAGAGTATTATAGGGAAGAGATATTCTGCTGTGATCCCCTTTGCTGCAGGGTCCTGCAAAACTTCCTTGCCTCTTTGCTGGCAATTGCCGCCTTggtggctgaggaggaggaaggccagAGCATGGGGCAGCTACTCACTGCCCTTGGGACCCTAGATAGTCTTGCAGCCGTCAAGCAACACTGACCCACTTCCAGTGTCCTCTGTGGACAGTGCTGTGCAACTGCAAGGGCAGGCTGTGCAGCGAGAAGCAGATCTTCCCAAAAAGGCCATCAAGGAATGAAAACCTTTTACGGCCAAGGCTAGAACTGGCCACATCACCAAGTCACCAAATAGCTCTGGCCCAGTTCCACAGAAATCCCATCTGGTCTTTCCTCTGGGCTGAACCTGCACTGCCACAGGCAGTCCCGTAGCCATGCTTTATACTGTACGCGGAAGGATTCAGCTCTCAGCTCCTGCCTGAGTTAACAGCTGCCCTTGCCTAAAGTACTGGGACTTGTATTTGCTACTGCAAAATATCTTGCACGCACAAAGGCTTTAAATACACTCTAGACATACAGACTGTGATCTGGAGATTCTTTGAGGAGTGCGCAGTTGTTCTGTTCAGAGTGCCTACTACTGAAAATACAGCAGTAACGGCATCAGGAGCAAGAAAATGCAGGCTTAATAATTGGGAAAAAAGCAGTAAATCAACgtattttctggcagtttgtcgATACCAACTTTACAGTTAGACAACTTTATTACAGTGATGAATATGCAGGCCACAAGTTAGTAGCTTCTTACTTATAAATCAGTCAGCTTAGCCAAACAACCCCTATTTGCTATCAAATATATTCCATGGCAATAATTTAGGGAAGATGAACTGAACTGTATTGGCAAGCTATATATGCTGTGGTCTGAAGTTATCATTGGAGGACAGATGTCCTTCTTCCACACAATTCCCTTTCTTGCGTGCACCAGTTCCGTGATGTCCCTAGGAGCATCAGTGGTTGTGAAGGGGCAAGGGTATGTGCACTTCCAAATGTTAGTATATGCTGTGCACCTCACaggtttgccatttattccccgCTTCAACTCTGCCCTTCAGAGTTACAGTTGCTATCTTGGATGGCACAAgcagtaattaattataaactaaTACAGTTCACACGTGAGCCGTTCTAACTTCATTGGGTAAATTCTCAAATGCTGGCATGCTACTTAACTTCTTCCTGAGTCCTTTCTTCTGTCGTGCCTCTTTTGTTGCTGATTCTGGTTTTTAATACCTTCTATATCACAGCTGAACTTTGGAAAATCAGAGACAATAGGTGATGTTTCACCCACCTTGACAGCGCGCTGTATTGTAGCTTCCCCTAGAGATTTATAACTTGCCTTACTTTGCTTAAAATTCAATCCAAGTCATGGCTaagctgtaaataattttttctttttgtgatgaAAACTATATACTGTAGGCCAAATATAGACAACCTGCACAGAAACCTTGGAGGGCTGTAATCTCCAAGGACCTGTACAAATGGTGAAAGTCAAAGTAACTATATTGatgtgaaagaaaaaaccctgatTTGTAATAGCCGGGGATTTGGGCAACacctggcagaaaaaaaacaaacaaacaaacgtgTGACACATACCTATATTCTGACTGCAGTCATGCCcataaacagatttttctcttccatgAGCATACAAGGATGGTTTGCACAGGAAACAAGCAATACCTGCCAAGCAGATATACTTGTTAAATGCGGTCACTCACGATAGAGCCATCGAACTCGGTAGCACATTCCATTCCCTGGCCCTGGGCGAGGCAGGGGTTTTCCAGAGTGCTCCTTGGTGCTGCATCAGAGGGGATTTGTCCCTGTGCATTTCATCTCTGATGCATTATGATTTTATTTAGAACACACTTTAGTTCTTCACCGTCCAGGCTGCAGAGGCAAGATGCCAGTCTTCAGCAAGCGGGGGAAGGACTATAAATAGAGCAGGCTAGGCTGTCACAGGCAGCTTTTGGTCTGCTTAAGTTTCTTGTTTAGCCTGGGAGAAGCAGAAATCCAGTCTGCTGAGGAGATACAGCATAGTGTAGGCATTAGCAACAGCTCTTCTCTCCAGCTAGTaactgtctttcattttttagGTACACAGATACAGTCACTTACCTTTCCTGAACAAGGACAGCACTACCATTCATCTACACTTCCCTCCAGCTCTCTTAGCTTTTTGCAAACTCTTGCCATGCAAACCGTCATGTGTTTTCATGAAACCAGCTACTCATGAGGAAATGCATtccttcattttcaaaacaacaaataaaatgaatCCCAAAATTAAGTACCCAGAGGTAACACACATTTCATCTTTTGGTGGCCCATGGAGCTTTAAGAAGTGTGGTTTATTAGTTCTTGCTCTAATTTGTATCACCATCATGTAGGCTCACTAGGAGCTCTCCCTGGAGTTGTTTGTGTAAGGAAGGGACATTATTGCTGCAGGCCAAGTACGTAACAAAAGTACTACCAAGAGCCCAGTTCTGCACTCAGAGTTCTTTGTTCTCCCTCACAGGTACCTAtactgaaagctttttcttcccttactCTGTGCTTGACTcagaagagagaaagcagatTTCCACAAATTTCCGCTGCCTAGCATACCATTTAGTGagtatattttatttacagcacAAAGCTAATGGAGGCCATCTCTGAACAGCACATTTTAGACTCAAAGCACTTGAATTGATTCTTTGAACTCCACACCCacacttgcttttcaaagcaagcTGCAGCCAAGATTGCACAGCAGTAGTTCCCCCTACTCTCTCCTGCTGGGATGCACCCTAAGAGggacaacatttaaaataatctCAGAATATGCTCTCAGCATTACGCTATGCACACAAGCAGATGGGATTacttgtgtcaaaaaaaaaaatattcgcGTACTAAATATTACACTTGAAAGCAAACCATCAAGTCTTAGGGAAGACAGCTGGATCTCTTAAATCTTTGCCTTCCACCAAATATTCAGCCTACATCCCTCGGAAGAGCACTTGCAGACCTCTGTACGTCCGACATGCTACACAACCTGCCATTTGCTTGCCAAGCCAGCATGAAACCCGCATGTACACCTGCGCCAGAGGTTAGCACGGCACGTTTTTGACAGATGGACAGACCGCGTGAGCCCTTGCTCGGGGAACTTGAAATTCTGGGCTCAGCCTTTGCAGCTCTGATGCCAGCCCACAGCACTGGGAACCTTCCTCGTCGGGGCATCCCCATGGTTCTGGCCGCGCTGGGGCACCTTCCCAGTCCCAAGCCACTGAGCAAGATGCCTCCTTCACAGGGGGACGGATTCCCACTGGTGAAACCTACAGGCTGCTTTACTGGAAATTAACTTTTGTTACAGTTTCAGACACCTCCCAGTTTGTTACTATCAGTTACTGTGCTTTCATCCGTGCTGGCCCTTGCTGAACCCGAGATACAAGAGCCTAAATTTGAGGGCAGGCTAGAGCCGAGGATCACTGACCAACTAAAACCATGGACTTCCACAGACACATTGGGTTTATGGTCTCTTGCAACTTTCCTGCTGGCCCCTTTCTGCTACAAAAGCATTAATGATTTCTCTGTTCTACAAGGTTTAAGGTTTAACACCTGTGAGCCTTTTCTACCCACAAGTACCTGCTCTTTTTCCTCAGCTGGTTTAATCAGTTAACATACCCAGGAGTTAATAAGGACAATTCTATCTCACTTGTATTTAGCTGGAATCTTAGAAGAGAGAAAGTCTGAGCCTGAGGACATGACGAAGCGCCAGGTTGGCAGCCTTAGTGTTGCCCTTCTGCTACACCTCCTCACCTCTCAACCCAGTTTCCCATTCTACTTTCAGTAGTCTCTGCCTTCCGCACTCCTTCCCCCATTTGCCACTTTCCCTACCTTAACCTTCAGTATTTGgctgtttcctcttcctcctgcatcTTGCTTGGGCGCCAGTTGGTGGCAGGACCAGTACAGACATAAGACCCTGGTGCCTCTCTCTCTGCGGAGCAGCCTCTAGTTTTCAGGAGCAGCCCCTGGAAGGTCAGGCTTGATGCAGTGCCGGTGACTCACCTGAATTTGTCAGATACCAATTCCTCATTCCGAAGCCTAAGAAAACACGGGTTCTTTGCAAATGGCCACACAGGGGCTTTTTGGTTGTTAACCTGACATTTTCCCATCACAACCTAGTTTCAGAAACAGTTAAATACTTTTACCTGAAACTTGCATATGCACATATAAGTCAGCTGAACGCTAATTCCACACAAAGAAGTGACAAATGAAATCATTAGAGCTTAATGAAATTAAGAAAGCCCCCACCATACATCCACAAATAGAAGACAGTAACTAGATGTGCCTGCTAAAAAGAACTGGCAGCAGCACACGCCggtaaaatcagaaaagaaacatattGGATATAAGGGAAATTACAAAGAGAAGTTGAGAACTACAGTAACAAAGCTACTCTGTCACATCGGGTTTTGAAGAAATACTGaatccgttaaaaaaaaaaaaaaaagacagcacttTGGCTACCTTATAAAGTTTTTCACAATGGAGGTAAGTTTTAGTGACTTTTGCTGCAAAATGAGTTAAGTTTTATCTAAGTACTGCACACTGTTCTTGTAAACCTGTACAAGTACATTCCTTCTCTAAATCTCTGACGGTTTGAAAAATATACTTTGTTCGTATTAAGACAACACTCCATGTAATTTTATTTGTAGAATACCAAGTTACAAACAGATATAAAAACAACAGAACATAAAAACTTGttacaaaaccaaactaaaataataaaacagtgcATTTTgctcaatattttaatttcaatacGATCTTCAATAAAAAGCTTACTCCATTAAACCTGACTATTTCAGCAATCATTATAGCTTCTATAGTGCATTGAAGAATCCTAAGTCACTTTAAAAAACATTCTAATTAATATATCCAATAACACAAAGTTTCTGTGAGGGAGTATATAGTAGTTTCCATTGCATAAATGCATATGGACAATACTATATCTAAAAAAGCCAAACCATTTAACAAGTGTGAACAGATTTGCACTGTGATTAAACTGaacacaaacaatttaaaatgatTTCTGAAATTACAGGTTGCGTTAATACAAaggcacattttattttaaatgtaaattcacATTTCTAGAAGGTGAAAGTTTTGTGCCCAGGCAACTTCAAGTCATTGCGGTACAATCGGTCAAACAACTCTAACTGCGTGTATCTGAACTTTCAATAGAAAGATCTGGTTTCTATTTCTTTCATCCAGTTTTAATAAGGGAGAAATTAAACTGGAAACAGGAGGGCTCTCCCATATTTACAGAGTGCAAACTATATTGCTTTCTCATCAGAAGTTCTAGTTTTCCTGTCAAACTTTGTTAAGCTTCGTAACTATCAGCACCCTCACAGTTTGGTCAAAGGCACCACAAACACACAGTCCCTTTTTGTCAGGGCTCCAGTCTAGGCTAGAAATTGGCTGCGTTGACAGAGTCACATTCTGCAAGAGGCTCACTGAACCTGCCACCCCCATCTCAGCTCCTTCAGAATCCTTCTTCGAGCGCTGAGCTGGGTACTCGCTGGCAAGAAGTAAAGAAAAGTAAAACACGCACTTAGAATTTACTGATAAAAACATGTTAtccttctaattttaaaaagaacacagaGAAGGGTTTCCTCTGTTCTCAAGGCAAATAAGtgtcttaaaaataatgaataatcaTATCCAGCTATATCCACACTGCATACTTAGTAAatatttcatgaaagaaaaaaaaatgaggcagaaagTTTTGAATCCTGACACCTCTCTCCTACAGCCCttcattttttaactgtttggcTTTTGCCACAGGCCGGAAAATTTCATCTCAGCTATCCCTCTGAAACTTAATGCACCTACTTCACTGCATGTAGGATGATTAAATTATTTTGCCACGTAATGTAAGaagatgtaaatttaaaaatcattagaAGTCGAGGCTTTCAATATTCTTCTCAGACAGAACTGCTAATATATgagaattttaagaaataattttcttccattgCTCACCTTGTTAACAGAGGATATAATTAGATCTTGATTATGTTAAGAAAAGTGACAAAGGCAAAATTCACTTGTGCTGTTGTCACATTCTTTTAGGGATTAATTCAGGATTCCAGATCAAGTACCGACACTGAAATCACCCTTTCTACTGCATTTGTAAGCAATAATTTTAACTAGATATTCTGAGGTTGGAAGCAGGACCCCACTCATTATTTTCAGGAAGATTCTTTCTTAAAACAATAAATGGTTGGTTTCTTATTCCCCCTGTTGCAGGCTGGAGAGTGATCACTTACTATTTCCAGAGATGAAGGCTGCCAGCTCCTCCACTCGTCATAAATATATCTCGGTTCTGTGGTAGGTGCCGAACCTGCCATATGGTAGATTTTTGcgcctaataaaaaaaaaaaaaaaaaatcagcattgtaTAAAGTCGGTTACGGATGAGCTTCACAAGAAAGGACGCCGAATCTTAAACAGCAATCACTTGTATGAAGAGAACCCGGTGTTCCCATGGTGGATATTGGAACGTCCATTCTGAGGTACCTTCCCTTCCTCCAGCCTTGCCACCCGCTGCCACAGGAGCGGCCAGTTCCCACGCCGGAGAAGCCAAGTCAGGCCTCCAACGCGCCCCGTTCTTCTGCAGGGATAAGGCAGCAGCCCTACCCAGGCTACCGCTCACTAGTACTTCAGCTGCTTCGGGACTGGCCACGTGAGCAAGGTTAAAGAGGGGTAAAATAGCTGCATAAGCACGTCTTCAGGAACCGCTCTAGAACTACAGGATTCTCAGGCTCTTAGGTGACACAGTCACCACAAGGTTAATTTCAATGTCTGACATCTCTTAAAATCATTACTGGAAGGGAATATATTACAAACATTCTGCGAACACAACAATCAATCCACGATCCAAATTTAAATCTCAGACACGGAACAGCAAGATCACATAGCAAAAGAAATCACTTAAGGAAAAACCCCAGCACATGTAGTCTGACTGAAAATGTCCAAAAGGAAAAGCTTAAATGCAGTCAATGATAGATAAGACACTACGTTTTCACATTTTGATTATCACGAACACTAACTCAGTAAATACTTTTGTGTTATCAATCAAAGTACTTCCAACAGCTTATCTGCCTTGAATGGTGgcatggaaaataataatttaaagacATTAAGTTGAAACTCAGCTTTTTCTAATTTAGGCAGTCCTAGAGAACTTCACCACAGAAGTTCCTTTTCTCTAATTATCATCAGATTttgttcactaaaaaaaaaaaaaaaattactgttttataaaGAACTTAAACTAATCAATGCAGTGGTCACAGGTGGAAGAAGAAAGGCTATAAGAGTTCTCCACATTTAACAGCCTCCAGGCCACTAAGTCTCTCCTATATATCCTTTCACTCACTCTCAGCATCCCAAtccaaaaatgtttgtttctgaagaaaaataatgatttctatGTCTCATATGAGGTCTGGTGACTGCAGGATGAAAAGTGTTTGCAGAGGGCTCACTTTGTTTTGGGATATATTTAAGATTTGAATCTGCATGCTCATCACAATTTAATATGGCCTCCAATAAACATGACTCCCGGACTACGGGCACAGCTGAGTGCACAGAAGTGCACTGCAACTGCAACAGGACCCAAAGAGCAGAGAAGCCCAAATATCAGGTtataaaaggaaggaaacctGGGTGAGTGCTGGCAGGTGGATGCACAGGGGCCCTTTCACTGCTTGCACCTGGGGCCACACCAGCCACACTACCGCACAGCTTGTGCCCCAGGAACCTGGGCATCTATTACCTATCAAAGACAACAGTAGTACTTTGACAGCGTATATTCAAAAAGTTTGTCTCTTGTTAAGAAACTCTCTGTCTCCCCATACCTTCTCcgaaacagaagcaaaaccttTGGTTGGATGCTGAGTTCTCATATCGAAAACATGAAATTTTCCCTCAAGCGATGTGGCCACTAGCTTGTTCATATTTACATCTTTTCTGTCAAACTCCACGCTGCAAACctggaaatataaaaaaatacattcagccTTGAAATTTAGCCACTGCtaaaaaaatgaggggtttgTGATTTGTACCTATATATTAATCATTGGTTATTTTTACAATGACAACATCACCAACTGGGAAATAACAAAATCATCTGAAAACATGAATCTACTGAAAAATACCCCATGCTATCCAGACCAAGAACTTGAAGGGTACAGTTTGGTGAACTTAAAGAAAACGATTCCTTGGTACAATCTCAGCAGAAACGTCTTCTGGGTAAATTTCAGGTAGACAGAgtccttttaatttttccatcCTGCATAGCAGCTGGGATGAAAAATACTTTCATGGTTTCCTTACCCCATTCTTAATGTTGGTCTCCCATCGTAGTGACATGGTTTTTAAGTCAAACAATTTAATGTCCCCATTGTCGTATCCAGCACATACAACACGTTCCTCTTGATTGTAAGCATTGCCTGGGCACAGAGAAAGAATTAATCAGAATGCAGAAACCCTCTTTAGTCTGTAAATTTCGGACCTCCTGAGCCTGCAATTTCAACTTACATTTATGCctgaaaaatattactgttgGGATATTAAGACTTAATGACCAGTCTGGTTTTCAAACCTGAAAGGTATAGAAAATATAGCTTCAAAACTGGCAGtctgtgtcttttaaaaatgtgaacaaaattcTTATTCCCCCTGCCAAGTACTGCCTAAACCACACAGACCAACTACTGCACACTTGGTTCTTGTAAACCTATACAAATACATTCCTTCTCTAAATCTTCATCTGCTATAAACCGTGCTCCCCAGACAGCACCGCGGCAGAAAGCAGTTCCTTAACCAGCCGCTCAAGCGTGAAATGTTAGTAGGACAAGACGACTTTTCTGCAGACACAGACCCGTAGGGAGGCCCTGCGTGTTACCATGGCCATCACTAGACAGATGCAGAAGCCTGTCTCCAAAAACTGTCAGCTGACAGGATCAAGGAAGCACATCAGTGTCTGAAAGAAGTTAGCCCAGAGCACGTAGTTCAAGATGAACCTGTCCTTGGCTCAAGCTTTagtaattcaaaagaaaattgaagaaaacatGAGGCCGCTTTTTCCTCTGTTCATCAAAGCAGAAGACAAAGATATCAATAGCAATGAGCATTACAGTTGCACCTACTTGCCAGGAAATGTCCTTTCCTTACTATCAATTTTGTTATTATAATCCATGCACTTATTAGCAGTTTGTAAAACTCACTCCCTGACTCTGGAGGCAAAAATGGAGCTAATCCAGAAACACCAGCTTGTGTAGAACACAAGCAGCTTGTTCTctccaaaggaaaaatgcagaGCACACATCAagcatttttcttgtctttaattAGCTCTTAGCTTCAAGATCTCTTAAATTAATGCCTTAATGCTTGATAGTTGGAACTACGCTACAACAGCGATTGGTTCCTTGCACGCTGCAACATTTACACTCCTTCAGGACAATGCAGCTGGATATGCTGTTTTTACATTCCTAGGCATCGAAATAAAGCTTGCACAGCTTATCTGTGAAATGATTGACCAAAGGTGATAAGAGAAAGAGTCCAAAACCCAGCCATCACAAAATTGGCttcttttgaaaaacacattaaaCACACGTAAATTTGACAACGTTGAA
The genomic region above belongs to Calonectris borealis chromosome 3, bCalBor7.hap1.2, whole genome shotgun sequence and contains:
- the DNAAF10 gene encoding dynein axonemal assembly factor 10 isoform X2, encoding MIVIEKAKPIKCGTFGATSLQQRYLATGDFGGNLNIWNLEAPEIPVYSVKGHKEIINSIDGVGGLGIGEGAPEIVTGSRDGTVKVWDPRQKDTPVANMEPVQGESKRDCWTVAFGNAYNQEERVVCAGYDNGDIKLFDLKTMSLRWETNIKNGVCSVEFDRKDVNMNKLVATSLEGKFHVFDMRTQHPTKGFASVSEKAQKSTIWQVRHLPQNRDIFMTSGGAGSLHLWKYEYPAQRSKKDSEGAEMGVAGSVSLLQNVTLSTQPISSLDWSPDKKGLCVCGAFDQTVRVLIVTKLNKV
- the DNAAF10 gene encoding dynein axonemal assembly factor 10 isoform X1, whose amino-acid sequence is MSSGGTERPQLVAHVQQALSYTLFDCKWVPRSARLLCLGSAARGTGLLQLYELRGGRLALLREIEKAKPIKCGTFGATSLQQRYLATGDFGGNLNIWNLEAPEIPVYSVKGHKEIINSIDGVGGLGIGEGAPEIVTGSRDGTVKVWDPRQKDTPVANMEPVQGESKRDCWTVAFGNAYNQEERVVCAGYDNGDIKLFDLKTMSLRWETNIKNGVCSVEFDRKDVNMNKLVATSLEGKFHVFDMRTQHPTKGFASVSEKAQKSTIWQVRHLPQNRDIFMTSGGAGSLHLWKYEYPAQRSKKDSEGAEMGVAGSVSLLQNVTLSTQPISSLDWSPDKKGLCVCGAFDQTVRVLIVTKLNKV